In Pseudorasbora parva isolate DD20220531a chromosome 9, ASM2467924v1, whole genome shotgun sequence, the following proteins share a genomic window:
- the clcn2a gene encoding chloride channel protein 2a isoform X5 — translation MRMYGRYTQELGAYAKEEAARLREDGALRRTTSVRGQAPELLEYEKNPCAKCQVCTKRCQKFLISRVGEDWIFLILLGLLMALVSWAMDYTIAFCQQAQKWMYGGLHSNMLLQYLAWVTYPVVLITFSAGFTQILAPQAVGSGIPEMKTILRGVVLKEYLTFKTFVAKVIGLTCALGSGMPLGKEGPFVHVASLCAALLSKFMALFGGIYMLKEEPFEGNKNELRNTEMLSAACAVGVGCCFAAPIGGVLFSIEVTSTFFAVRNYWRGFFAATFSAFIFRVLAVWNKDEETITALFKTRFRLDFPFDLQELPAFAVLGIASGFGGALFVYLNRIIVESMRKQKTINKFLLKKRLVYPAVVTLLISTLTFPPGFGQFMAGQLTQHESLVALFDNLTWYKQGVAEEFAYSSHVPQAWKHPQVNVFITLLLFIVMKFWMSAVATTMPVPCGAFMPVFLIGAAFGRLVGESMAAFFPEGIHTDSTVYPIVPGGYAVAGAAALSGAVTHTVSTAVIVFELTGQISHILPVMIAVILANAVAQSLQPSLYDSIIRIQKLPYLPELGWGQEKYNIRVEDIMVRDVRYITISSSYRDLQEALVTGQLKTLALVESKESMILLGSIERSQLQSLLSLQLGRARRLDYLRERAQDNGTHVPTFPQDSPPKTGHGVRFLISTEESSFSPTLTNSQIPLKSALKTVSAISNTESLNSSPNLSSGEPVKELVESNAGPKAPKRSRRPKRVKIPMVDTPDVEDDMSTAEITEWEEQQLDEAVNFNNCKIDPAPFQLVERTSLHKTHTIFSLLGLDHAYVTSTGRLVGVVSLKELRKAIEGSVTVTGVKVRPPLASFRDSGNSSSVSEVTELHKFWSRHKSLSLPREPNLPDLDDQAEQPSEGSLVNETECTELSSQNSPLHTDDQLEPPYTDASPQEEHLPQLPCDCTHIEDEGSEAVSEQCPAPNEEAVKECGPSPPAAQPE, via the exons ATGTATGGACGCTATACACAGGAGTTGGGGGCCTATGCCAAAGAGGAGGCGGCACGCCTGCGCGAGGATGGAGCGCTGCGAAGGACCACCAGTGTGCGCGGCCAGGCTCCAGAACTGCTGGAGTATGAGAAGAATCCCTGTGCCAAGTGTCAAG TCTGTACGAAACGGTGTCAGAAGTTCCTGATTTCCCGTGTGGGTGAAGACTGGATCTTCCTCATCCTCCTGGGGCTTCTCATGGCATTGGTCAGCTGGGCTATGGACTACACTATTGCCTTCTGCCAGCAAG CACAGAAGTGGATGTATGGTGGTCTGCACAGTAACATGCTGCTGCAATACCTGGCCTGGGTCACCTATCCAGTAGTTCTCATCACCTTCTCTGCTGGCTTCACACAGATACTGGCGCCCCAGGCAGTGG GCTCTGGGATCCCAGAGATGAAGACCATCCTCCGAGGTGTGGTGCTGAAAGAGTACCTCACTTTCAAAACCTTTGTTGCCAAAGTGATTGGCTTAACTTGTGCCCTTGGAAGTGGCATGCCTCTAGGCAAAGAG GGACCATTTGTTCATGTTGCCAGTCTGTGTGCTGCTCTGTTGAGCAAATTCATGGCCTTGTTTGGAGGAATCTACATG CTGAAGGAAGAGCCCTTTGAGGGAAACAAG AATgagctgagaaacacagagatgCTGTCAGCCGCCTGTGCAGTGGGGGTGGGCTGTTGCTTTGCGGCCCCTATTGGAG GAGTGCTGTTTAGTATTGAGGTCACATCTACGTTCTTTGCCGTGAGGAACTACTGGAGAGGATTCTTCGCCGCAACCTTCAGTGCCTTTATCTTCAGGGTGCTGGCAGTGTGGAATAAGGATGAGG AGACGATCACAGCTCTCTTTAAAACACGTTTCCGTCTGGACTTTCCCTTTGACCTACAAGAGCTTCCAGCTTTTGCTGTGCTCGG AATTGCCAGTGGTTTTGGAGGGGCGTTGTTTGTGTACCTGAACAGGATCATAGTGGAGTCTATGAGAAAACAGAAAACCATCAACAAGTTTTTGCTAAAAAA AAGACTAGTGTATCCAGCAGTGGTCACTCTTCTCATCTCCACACTCACCTTTCCTCCAGGGTTCGGACAGTTCATGGCAGGCCAG CTAACTCAACATGAGTCACTAGTGGCACTGTTTGACAACCTGACCTGGTACAAGCAAGGTGTTGCTGAGGAGTTTGCATACTCAAGTCACGTACCTCAGGCCTGGAAGCACCCACAAGTCAATGTGTTTATCACACTTCTCCTTTTCATTGTCATGAAG TTCTGGATGTCGGCTGTAGCCACCACAATGCCTGTGCCTTGTGGGGCCTTCATGCCAGTTTTCCTCATTG GTGCTGCATTCGGTCGACTGGTCGGCGAGAGTATGGCCGCTTTCTTCCCCGAAGGGATACACACCGACAGCACTGTATATCCCATAGTCCCCGGCGGATATGCAGTTGCTG GGGCGGCGGCTCTTTCTGGCGCAGTCACTCACACGGTGTCCACCGCCGTCATTGTGTTCGAGCTGACCGGTCAAATCTCACACATCCTGCCCGTGATGATCGCTGTGATATTGGCCAATGCCGTGGCTCAGAGTCTACAGCCTTCCCTCTATGATTCCATCATCCGGATCCAGAAACTTCCCTACCTGCCAGAGCTGGGCTGGGGACAGGA GAAATATAATATCCGCGTGGAGGACATAATGGTGAGAGACGTGCGCTATATCACTATTTCCTCCTCTTACCGGGACCTGCAGGAAGCTCTTGTAACAGGCCAGCTTAAAACACTGGCCCTCGTGGAGTCCAAAG AGTCCATGATCCTGCTGGGTTCTATAGAGCGCTCCCAGCTGCAGTCGCTGCTCTCGCTGCAGCTCGGCCGAGCTCGCAGGCTGGACTACTTGAGAGAACGTGCTCAGGACAACGGCACCCATGTGCCCACCTTCCCCCAAGACTCTCCCCCCAAGACTGGCCATGGCGTACGTTTCCTG ATCTCCACTGAAGAGTCCTCATTCAGCCCCACGCTGACTAACTCCCAGATCCCCCTCAAGTCTGCTCTGAAGACGGTGTCTGCAATCAGCAACACAGAGTCActgaaca GCTCTCCAAATCTCTCCTCTGGGGAACCTGTGAAGGAGCTAGTAGAG AGCAATGCTGGCCCCAAGGCTCCTAAGAGGAGCAGGAGGCCCAAGCGTGTGAAGATACCCATGGTG GATACACCTGATGTAGAAGATGACATGTCAACAGCAGag ATAACAGAGTGGGAGGAGCAACAGTTGGATGAGGCTGTTAATTTCAACAACTGTAAAATAGACCCCGCCCCCTTTCAGCTGGTGGAACGGACATCTTTGCATAAG ACACACACCATTTTCTCCCTACTTGGCCTGGATCATGCCTATGTAACCAGCACCGGACGTCTAGTAGGAGTTGTCTCTTTGAAGGAG CTGCGTAAGGCCATCGAGGGCTCTGTAACTGTGACTGGAGTGAAAGTCCGTCCCCCGCTGGCCAGCTTTCGTGACAGCGGCAATAGCAGCAGCGTCTCAGAGGTCACCGAGCTCCACAAGTTCTGGAGTCGTCACAAGAGCCTGTCATTGCCACGGGAACCCAACCTCCCCGACCTGGACGACCAAGCGGAGCAGCCATCTGAGGGCAGCCTCGTGAATGAGACGGAGTGCACAGAGCTGTCCAGTCAGAACAGCCCCCTGCACACAGACGACCAATTGGAGCCGCCCTACACCGATGCTTCGCCCCAAGAGGAGCACCTACCGCAGCTCCCCTGTGACTGTACCCATATAGAGGACGAAGGCTCGGAGGCAGTCAGCGAGCAGTGCCCAGCTCCAAATGAGGAAGCGGTGAAAGAGTGCGGCCCCTCGCCGCCAGCCGCTCAGCCAGAATGA
- the clcn2a gene encoding chloride channel protein 2a isoform X6: MYGRYTQELGAYAKEEAARLREDGALRRTTSVRGQAPELLEYEKNPCAKCQVCTKRCQKFLISRVGEDWIFLILLGLLMALVSWAMDYTIAFCQQAQKWMYGGLHSNMLLQYLAWVTYPVVLITFSAGFTQILAPQAVGSGIPEMKTILRGVVLKEYLTFKTFVAKVIGLTCALGSGMPLGKEGPFVHVASLCAALLSKFMALFGGIYMLKEEPFEGNKNELRNTEMLSAACAVGVGCCFAAPIGGVLFSIEVTSTFFAVRNYWRGFFAATFSAFIFRVLAVWNKDEETITALFKTRFRLDFPFDLQELPAFAVLGIASGFGGALFVYLNRIIVESMRKQKTINKFLLKKRLVYPAVVTLLISTLTFPPGFGQFMAGQLTQHESLVALFDNLTWYKQGVAEEFAYSSHVPQAWKHPQVNVFITLLLFIVMKFWMSAVATTMPVPCGAFMPVFLIGAAFGRLVGESMAAFFPEGIHTDSTVYPIVPGGYAVAGAAALSGAVTHTVSTAVIVFELTGQISHILPVMIAVILANAVAQSLQPSLYDSIIRIQKLPYLPELGWGQEKYNIRVEDIMVRDVRYITISSSYRDLQEALVTGQLKTLALVESKESMILLGSIERSQLQSLLSLQLGRARRLDYLRERAQDNGTHVPTFPQDSPPKTGHGVRFLISTEESSFSPTLTNSQIPLKSALKTVSAISNTESLNSSPNLSSGEPVKELVESNAGPKAPKRSRRPKRVKIPMVDTPDVEDDMSTAEITEWEEQQLDEAVNFNNCKIDPAPFQLVERTSLHKTHTIFSLLGLDHAYVTSTGRLVGVVSLKELRKAIEGSVTVTGVKVRPPLASFRDSGNSSSVSEVTELHKFWSRHKSLSLPREPNLPDLDDQAEQPSEGSLVNETECTELSSQNSPLHTDDQLEPPYTDASPQEEHLPQLPCDCTHIEDEGSEAVSEQCPAPNEEAVKECGPSPPAAQPE; the protein is encoded by the exons ATGTATGGACGCTATACACAGGAGTTGGGGGCCTATGCCAAAGAGGAGGCGGCACGCCTGCGCGAGGATGGAGCGCTGCGAAGGACCACCAGTGTGCGCGGCCAGGCTCCAGAACTGCTGGAGTATGAGAAGAATCCCTGTGCCAAGTGTCAAG TCTGTACGAAACGGTGTCAGAAGTTCCTGATTTCCCGTGTGGGTGAAGACTGGATCTTCCTCATCCTCCTGGGGCTTCTCATGGCATTGGTCAGCTGGGCTATGGACTACACTATTGCCTTCTGCCAGCAAG CACAGAAGTGGATGTATGGTGGTCTGCACAGTAACATGCTGCTGCAATACCTGGCCTGGGTCACCTATCCAGTAGTTCTCATCACCTTCTCTGCTGGCTTCACACAGATACTGGCGCCCCAGGCAGTGG GCTCTGGGATCCCAGAGATGAAGACCATCCTCCGAGGTGTGGTGCTGAAAGAGTACCTCACTTTCAAAACCTTTGTTGCCAAAGTGATTGGCTTAACTTGTGCCCTTGGAAGTGGCATGCCTCTAGGCAAAGAG GGACCATTTGTTCATGTTGCCAGTCTGTGTGCTGCTCTGTTGAGCAAATTCATGGCCTTGTTTGGAGGAATCTACATG CTGAAGGAAGAGCCCTTTGAGGGAAACAAG AATgagctgagaaacacagagatgCTGTCAGCCGCCTGTGCAGTGGGGGTGGGCTGTTGCTTTGCGGCCCCTATTGGAG GAGTGCTGTTTAGTATTGAGGTCACATCTACGTTCTTTGCCGTGAGGAACTACTGGAGAGGATTCTTCGCCGCAACCTTCAGTGCCTTTATCTTCAGGGTGCTGGCAGTGTGGAATAAGGATGAGG AGACGATCACAGCTCTCTTTAAAACACGTTTCCGTCTGGACTTTCCCTTTGACCTACAAGAGCTTCCAGCTTTTGCTGTGCTCGG AATTGCCAGTGGTTTTGGAGGGGCGTTGTTTGTGTACCTGAACAGGATCATAGTGGAGTCTATGAGAAAACAGAAAACCATCAACAAGTTTTTGCTAAAAAA AAGACTAGTGTATCCAGCAGTGGTCACTCTTCTCATCTCCACACTCACCTTTCCTCCAGGGTTCGGACAGTTCATGGCAGGCCAG CTAACTCAACATGAGTCACTAGTGGCACTGTTTGACAACCTGACCTGGTACAAGCAAGGTGTTGCTGAGGAGTTTGCATACTCAAGTCACGTACCTCAGGCCTGGAAGCACCCACAAGTCAATGTGTTTATCACACTTCTCCTTTTCATTGTCATGAAG TTCTGGATGTCGGCTGTAGCCACCACAATGCCTGTGCCTTGTGGGGCCTTCATGCCAGTTTTCCTCATTG GTGCTGCATTCGGTCGACTGGTCGGCGAGAGTATGGCCGCTTTCTTCCCCGAAGGGATACACACCGACAGCACTGTATATCCCATAGTCCCCGGCGGATATGCAGTTGCTG GGGCGGCGGCTCTTTCTGGCGCAGTCACTCACACGGTGTCCACCGCCGTCATTGTGTTCGAGCTGACCGGTCAAATCTCACACATCCTGCCCGTGATGATCGCTGTGATATTGGCCAATGCCGTGGCTCAGAGTCTACAGCCTTCCCTCTATGATTCCATCATCCGGATCCAGAAACTTCCCTACCTGCCAGAGCTGGGCTGGGGACAGGA GAAATATAATATCCGCGTGGAGGACATAATGGTGAGAGACGTGCGCTATATCACTATTTCCTCCTCTTACCGGGACCTGCAGGAAGCTCTTGTAACAGGCCAGCTTAAAACACTGGCCCTCGTGGAGTCCAAAG AGTCCATGATCCTGCTGGGTTCTATAGAGCGCTCCCAGCTGCAGTCGCTGCTCTCGCTGCAGCTCGGCCGAGCTCGCAGGCTGGACTACTTGAGAGAACGTGCTCAGGACAACGGCACCCATGTGCCCACCTTCCCCCAAGACTCTCCCCCCAAGACTGGCCATGGCGTACGTTTCCTG ATCTCCACTGAAGAGTCCTCATTCAGCCCCACGCTGACTAACTCCCAGATCCCCCTCAAGTCTGCTCTGAAGACGGTGTCTGCAATCAGCAACACAGAGTCActgaaca GCTCTCCAAATCTCTCCTCTGGGGAACCTGTGAAGGAGCTAGTAGAG AGCAATGCTGGCCCCAAGGCTCCTAAGAGGAGCAGGAGGCCCAAGCGTGTGAAGATACCCATGGTG GATACACCTGATGTAGAAGATGACATGTCAACAGCAGag ATAACAGAGTGGGAGGAGCAACAGTTGGATGAGGCTGTTAATTTCAACAACTGTAAAATAGACCCCGCCCCCTTTCAGCTGGTGGAACGGACATCTTTGCATAAG ACACACACCATTTTCTCCCTACTTGGCCTGGATCATGCCTATGTAACCAGCACCGGACGTCTAGTAGGAGTTGTCTCTTTGAAGGAG CTGCGTAAGGCCATCGAGGGCTCTGTAACTGTGACTGGAGTGAAAGTCCGTCCCCCGCTGGCCAGCTTTCGTGACAGCGGCAATAGCAGCAGCGTCTCAGAGGTCACCGAGCTCCACAAGTTCTGGAGTCGTCACAAGAGCCTGTCATTGCCACGGGAACCCAACCTCCCCGACCTGGACGACCAAGCGGAGCAGCCATCTGAGGGCAGCCTCGTGAATGAGACGGAGTGCACAGAGCTGTCCAGTCAGAACAGCCCCCTGCACACAGACGACCAATTGGAGCCGCCCTACACCGATGCTTCGCCCCAAGAGGAGCACCTACCGCAGCTCCCCTGTGACTGTACCCATATAGAGGACGAAGGCTCGGAGGCAGTCAGCGAGCAGTGCCCAGCTCCAAATGAGGAAGCGGTGAAAGAGTGCGGCCCCTCGCCGCCAGCCGCTCAGCCAGAATGA
- the clcn2a gene encoding chloride channel protein 2a isoform X2, with translation MARDRAHQRVLQYQQTLMYGRYTQELGAYAKEEAARLREDGALRRTTSVRGQAPELLEYEKNPCAKCQVCTKRCQKFLISRVGEDWIFLILLGLLMALVSWAMDYTIAFCQQAQKWMYGGLHSNMLLQYLAWVTYPVVLITFSAGFTQILAPQAVGSGIPEMKTILRGVVLKEYLTFKTFVAKVIGLTCALGSGMPLGKEGPFVHVASLCAALLSKFMALFGGIYMEEPFEGNKNELRNTEMLSAACAVGVGCCFAAPIGGVLFSIEVTSTFFAVRNYWRGFFAATFSAFIFRVLAVWNKDEETITALFKTRFRLDFPFDLQELPAFAVLGIASGFGGALFVYLNRIIVESMRKQKTINKFLLKKRLVYPAVVTLLISTLTFPPGFGQFMAGQLTQHESLVALFDNLTWYKQGVAEEFAYSSHVPQAWKHPQVNVFITLLLFIVMKFWMSAVATTMPVPCGAFMPVFLIGAAFGRLVGESMAAFFPEGIHTDSTVYPIVPGGYAVAGAAALSGAVTHTVSTAVIVFELTGQISHILPVMIAVILANAVAQSLQPSLYDSIIRIQKLPYLPELGWGQEKYNIRVEDIMVRDVRYITISSSYRDLQEALVTGQLKTLALVESKESMILLGSIERSQLQSLLSLQLGRARRLDYLRERAQDNGTHVPTFPQDSPPKTGHGVRFLISTEESSFSPTLTNSQIPLKSALKTVSAISNTESLNSSPNLSSGEPVKELVESNAGPKAPKRSRRPKRVKIPMVDTPDVEDDMSTAEITEWEEQQLDEAVNFNNCKIDPAPFQLVERTSLHKTHTIFSLLGLDHAYVTSTGRLVGVVSLKELRKAIEGSVTVTGVKVRPPLASFRDSGNSSSVSEVTELHKFWSRHKSLSLPREPNLPDLDDQAEQPSEGSLVNETECTELSSQNSPLHTDDQLEPPYTDASPQEEHLPQLPCDCTHIEDEGSEAVSEQCPAPNEEAVKECGPSPPAAQPE, from the exons ATGTATGGACGCTATACACAGGAGTTGGGGGCCTATGCCAAAGAGGAGGCGGCACGCCTGCGCGAGGATGGAGCGCTGCGAAGGACCACCAGTGTGCGCGGCCAGGCTCCAGAACTGCTGGAGTATGAGAAGAATCCCTGTGCCAAGTGTCAAG TCTGTACGAAACGGTGTCAGAAGTTCCTGATTTCCCGTGTGGGTGAAGACTGGATCTTCCTCATCCTCCTGGGGCTTCTCATGGCATTGGTCAGCTGGGCTATGGACTACACTATTGCCTTCTGCCAGCAAG CACAGAAGTGGATGTATGGTGGTCTGCACAGTAACATGCTGCTGCAATACCTGGCCTGGGTCACCTATCCAGTAGTTCTCATCACCTTCTCTGCTGGCTTCACACAGATACTGGCGCCCCAGGCAGTGG GCTCTGGGATCCCAGAGATGAAGACCATCCTCCGAGGTGTGGTGCTGAAAGAGTACCTCACTTTCAAAACCTTTGTTGCCAAAGTGATTGGCTTAACTTGTGCCCTTGGAAGTGGCATGCCTCTAGGCAAAGAG GGACCATTTGTTCATGTTGCCAGTCTGTGTGCTGCTCTGTTGAGCAAATTCATGGCCTTGTTTGGAGGAATCTACATG GAAGAGCCCTTTGAGGGAAACAAG AATgagctgagaaacacagagatgCTGTCAGCCGCCTGTGCAGTGGGGGTGGGCTGTTGCTTTGCGGCCCCTATTGGAG GAGTGCTGTTTAGTATTGAGGTCACATCTACGTTCTTTGCCGTGAGGAACTACTGGAGAGGATTCTTCGCCGCAACCTTCAGTGCCTTTATCTTCAGGGTGCTGGCAGTGTGGAATAAGGATGAGG AGACGATCACAGCTCTCTTTAAAACACGTTTCCGTCTGGACTTTCCCTTTGACCTACAAGAGCTTCCAGCTTTTGCTGTGCTCGG AATTGCCAGTGGTTTTGGAGGGGCGTTGTTTGTGTACCTGAACAGGATCATAGTGGAGTCTATGAGAAAACAGAAAACCATCAACAAGTTTTTGCTAAAAAA AAGACTAGTGTATCCAGCAGTGGTCACTCTTCTCATCTCCACACTCACCTTTCCTCCAGGGTTCGGACAGTTCATGGCAGGCCAG CTAACTCAACATGAGTCACTAGTGGCACTGTTTGACAACCTGACCTGGTACAAGCAAGGTGTTGCTGAGGAGTTTGCATACTCAAGTCACGTACCTCAGGCCTGGAAGCACCCACAAGTCAATGTGTTTATCACACTTCTCCTTTTCATTGTCATGAAG TTCTGGATGTCGGCTGTAGCCACCACAATGCCTGTGCCTTGTGGGGCCTTCATGCCAGTTTTCCTCATTG GTGCTGCATTCGGTCGACTGGTCGGCGAGAGTATGGCCGCTTTCTTCCCCGAAGGGATACACACCGACAGCACTGTATATCCCATAGTCCCCGGCGGATATGCAGTTGCTG GGGCGGCGGCTCTTTCTGGCGCAGTCACTCACACGGTGTCCACCGCCGTCATTGTGTTCGAGCTGACCGGTCAAATCTCACACATCCTGCCCGTGATGATCGCTGTGATATTGGCCAATGCCGTGGCTCAGAGTCTACAGCCTTCCCTCTATGATTCCATCATCCGGATCCAGAAACTTCCCTACCTGCCAGAGCTGGGCTGGGGACAGGA GAAATATAATATCCGCGTGGAGGACATAATGGTGAGAGACGTGCGCTATATCACTATTTCCTCCTCTTACCGGGACCTGCAGGAAGCTCTTGTAACAGGCCAGCTTAAAACACTGGCCCTCGTGGAGTCCAAAG AGTCCATGATCCTGCTGGGTTCTATAGAGCGCTCCCAGCTGCAGTCGCTGCTCTCGCTGCAGCTCGGCCGAGCTCGCAGGCTGGACTACTTGAGAGAACGTGCTCAGGACAACGGCACCCATGTGCCCACCTTCCCCCAAGACTCTCCCCCCAAGACTGGCCATGGCGTACGTTTCCTG ATCTCCACTGAAGAGTCCTCATTCAGCCCCACGCTGACTAACTCCCAGATCCCCCTCAAGTCTGCTCTGAAGACGGTGTCTGCAATCAGCAACACAGAGTCActgaaca GCTCTCCAAATCTCTCCTCTGGGGAACCTGTGAAGGAGCTAGTAGAG AGCAATGCTGGCCCCAAGGCTCCTAAGAGGAGCAGGAGGCCCAAGCGTGTGAAGATACCCATGGTG GATACACCTGATGTAGAAGATGACATGTCAACAGCAGag ATAACAGAGTGGGAGGAGCAACAGTTGGATGAGGCTGTTAATTTCAACAACTGTAAAATAGACCCCGCCCCCTTTCAGCTGGTGGAACGGACATCTTTGCATAAG ACACACACCATTTTCTCCCTACTTGGCCTGGATCATGCCTATGTAACCAGCACCGGACGTCTAGTAGGAGTTGTCTCTTTGAAGGAG CTGCGTAAGGCCATCGAGGGCTCTGTAACTGTGACTGGAGTGAAAGTCCGTCCCCCGCTGGCCAGCTTTCGTGACAGCGGCAATAGCAGCAGCGTCTCAGAGGTCACCGAGCTCCACAAGTTCTGGAGTCGTCACAAGAGCCTGTCATTGCCACGGGAACCCAACCTCCCCGACCTGGACGACCAAGCGGAGCAGCCATCTGAGGGCAGCCTCGTGAATGAGACGGAGTGCACAGAGCTGTCCAGTCAGAACAGCCCCCTGCACACAGACGACCAATTGGAGCCGCCCTACACCGATGCTTCGCCCCAAGAGGAGCACCTACCGCAGCTCCCCTGTGACTGTACCCATATAGAGGACGAAGGCTCGGAGGCAGTCAGCGAGCAGTGCCCAGCTCCAAATGAGGAAGCGGTGAAAGAGTGCGGCCCCTCGCCGCCAGCCGCTCAGCCAGAATGA